The Neochlamydia sp. S13 genome has a segment encoding these proteins:
- the gspE gene encoding type II secretion system ATPase GspE — translation MTEDKYITSGHLHSKKEAPKQNDDHNRHLALQFGMVIYNDLSSFRISKELIKKTPYTFAKKNFILPLQEDKETVLVVIADPLHLEALEELRLILNKTIKAAYCPKDVILASINDCYNLEHGEASEMLAHLTRGDERVEAEIEIYDLLDNSQHQAPIVKVINLILTEAIQQGASDIHFEPSENGLRVRYRIDGVLQARHSPAPDQQAQLLTRIKVMSRLDIAEHRLPQDGRLKLKMGRREIDFRVSTVPVSGGERIVMRILDKGNVILGLDKIGMPPNCYKDFKKLIAVPEGIILVTGPTGSGKTTTLYSAICEMYNDETNIMTIEDPVEYNLKGIAQIGVHPKIKLDFATGLRHILRQDPDIIMIGEIRDKETAEIAIQASLTGHLVLSTLHTNDAPSAITRLVDMGIEPYLLSSCIIGVLAQRLVRKICSHCKTFYTPTDQEIQNIGLKRENLSEGHLFHGTGCQACYGSGYKGRHGIYELMLVNHAVKQQIVKSPDAVELRRVALHAGMTSLLSHGSLLTKQGITTVAEVLRTTRGIEEG, via the coding sequence ATGACGGAAGATAAATATATAACCTCAGGCCACCTGCATTCAAAAAAAGAAGCGCCCAAGCAAAATGATGATCATAATCGCCATCTTGCTCTTCAATTCGGCATGGTTATTTATAATGATCTTTCCTCCTTCCGTATCTCTAAAGAACTAATAAAAAAAACCCCCTACACTTTTGCTAAGAAAAATTTTATCCTTCCTCTTCAAGAAGATAAAGAGACGGTGTTAGTCGTTATAGCGGATCCCTTACACCTTGAAGCTTTAGAAGAATTGCGTCTTATCCTCAACAAGACAATTAAAGCCGCTTATTGCCCTAAAGATGTGATCCTTGCTTCGATCAATGATTGCTATAATTTAGAACATGGCGAAGCTTCGGAAATGCTTGCTCACCTCACACGCGGCGATGAACGGGTAGAAGCTGAAATTGAAATATATGACCTTTTAGACAATAGCCAGCATCAAGCCCCTATCGTTAAGGTTATCAACTTAATTTTAACAGAAGCTATCCAACAAGGCGCCTCCGATATCCATTTTGAGCCTTCTGAAAATGGTTTACGCGTAAGATATCGTATCGATGGAGTCTTACAAGCGCGTCATAGTCCTGCTCCTGATCAACAAGCTCAGTTGCTCACCCGTATAAAGGTGATGTCTAGACTCGACATCGCTGAGCATAGGCTTCCTCAGGACGGACGCCTCAAGCTAAAGATGGGACGCCGCGAGATTGACTTTCGCGTCAGCACAGTTCCTGTATCTGGAGGAGAGCGTATTGTCATGCGTATTCTTGATAAAGGCAATGTCATTTTAGGGCTAGATAAAATTGGCATGCCCCCTAACTGTTATAAGGACTTTAAAAAATTAATCGCCGTTCCTGAAGGCATTATTCTTGTGACTGGACCTACCGGAAGTGGTAAAACCACGACATTATATAGCGCTATTTGCGAGATGTACAATGATGAAACCAATATCATGACGATTGAAGATCCGGTAGAGTATAATTTGAAAGGTATTGCTCAAATAGGAGTCCATCCAAAAATCAAGTTAGATTTTGCTACAGGCTTACGGCATATTCTACGGCAAGATCCAGACATCATTATGATTGGCGAAATCCGCGATAAAGAAACAGCAGAGATTGCTATTCAAGCCTCTCTTACCGGCCATCTTGTATTAAGTACTCTTCATACCAATGATGCTCCCTCTGCCATCACCCGTCTTGTGGATATGGGCATAGAGCCCTACCTACTCTCCTCTTGTATTATTGGAGTACTAGCCCAACGTCTTGTACGCAAAATATGTTCCCATTGCAAAACTTTTTATACTCCTACAGACCAAGAAATACAAAATATAGGCTTAAAAAGAGAAAATTTATCGGAAGGGCATCTTTTCCATGGTACAGGCTGCCAGGCATGCTATGGTTCAGGATATAAAGGACGCCACGGTATTTATGAATTAATGCTTGTCAACCATGCCGTCAAGCAGCAAATTGTTAAAAGTCCTGACGCGGTAGAACTGCGAAGAGTGGCTTTACATGCAGGCATGACGAGTCTATTAAGTCATGGCAGCCTTCTAACTAAGCAAGGGATTACTACTGTCGCTGAAGTTTTACGTACCACCCGTGGCATTGAGGAGGGCTAA
- a CDS encoding type II secretion system protein has translation MKFYVLKKRYITLIEIMIVMFLIALIAGVITYNYRGSLDEGKAFKTRAAIDKIETILNLSAADDPALLDHLDSEWKKVIIASPLVKNPDDLIKDGWGHEFRVTSENNAIHVSSDKYNEYKIGSPKGTSPLGSHRHVRETLASYGSYCSSSFPAFSPPP, from the coding sequence ATGAAATTTTATGTGTTAAAAAAAAGATATATTACTCTAATCGAAATTATGATTGTGATGTTTTTGATTGCCTTAATAGCAGGGGTCATTACTTACAACTATCGAGGGAGCTTAGATGAGGGCAAAGCTTTTAAAACGCGAGCAGCAATAGACAAAATTGAAACAATATTAAATTTGAGTGCCGCTGACGATCCTGCGTTATTAGATCACTTAGATTCTGAATGGAAGAAAGTAATTATTGCCTCTCCCCTAGTAAAAAATCCTGACGATCTGATTAAAGATGGCTGGGGGCACGAATTTAGAGTCACTTCTGAAAATAATGCTATCCATGTCTCCTCAGATAAATATAACGAATATAAAATCGGGTCGCCCAAGGGAACTTCCCCCTTAGGCTCCCACAGACACGTACGTGAAACTCTCGCTTCATACGGCTCCTATTGTTCTTCAAGCTTTCCAGCCTTTTCCCCACCCCCATAA
- a CDS encoding type II secretion system F family protein, with protein sequence MPLYSYEALDSWGKKRTGLIEAQTEKEAKEKLRSQGTMLKKLALRTTISKKQNLKGDTLLAFTLQLSQLVSAGVPLYESLLALEEQYRTDSCHRVILSLCEQIKAGQSLSQSMGNFPDSFDKLYCSMITAGEAVGALDIVLDKLSQLLQKQNKLKKQIITAMVYPAVLAAFSFLIILMLLGFVVPSIEGIFVDRQLNGFTEFVLGMSRGFRSYWWIALPSVLAGIIYLVHFLRSLPGRLWLERNMIKVPLLKTLIIQTCVARFCRTMGTLQQGGLPVINSLRISREVMHNIVLEEEVKKAEGKIIEGSSLSAELMHSRYIPKLVSRMLAVGEESGNATAMFNKVADIYENEIEKSLERVMALAQPVILIVMGTIIGIVLLAILLPLTDVSSLTM encoded by the coding sequence ATGCCCTTATATAGTTATGAAGCCCTTGATTCGTGGGGTAAAAAACGCACCGGATTGATTGAAGCGCAAACTGAAAAAGAAGCTAAGGAAAAACTGCGCAGCCAAGGCACCATGTTAAAAAAGCTTGCCTTGCGTACAACTATCTCTAAAAAGCAAAACCTTAAAGGTGATACTCTTTTAGCTTTTACTTTACAGCTCTCTCAGTTAGTCAGCGCAGGAGTCCCTCTTTATGAAAGCTTATTAGCCTTAGAAGAGCAATACCGTACAGATTCCTGCCATCGTGTAATTTTAAGCCTTTGCGAACAGATCAAAGCTGGTCAATCGCTTTCACAAAGCATGGGTAACTTCCCTGATAGCTTTGATAAACTTTATTGTTCAATGATCACCGCTGGCGAAGCTGTAGGAGCGTTAGATATAGTCCTGGACAAACTTAGTCAATTATTGCAAAAGCAAAATAAATTAAAGAAGCAAATCATCACAGCGATGGTCTACCCTGCTGTCCTTGCTGCATTTTCATTTTTAATCATTCTTATGCTGCTAGGGTTTGTTGTTCCTTCAATTGAGGGCATCTTTGTCGATCGCCAATTAAATGGCTTTACAGAATTTGTACTGGGAATGAGCCGAGGGTTTAGGAGTTACTGGTGGATTGCCCTACCTTCAGTTCTAGCGGGGATTATTTATCTTGTTCACTTCTTGCGGAGCCTCCCGGGTAGGCTCTGGCTTGAACGCAACATGATCAAAGTTCCCTTGCTTAAAACGCTTATCATTCAAACTTGTGTAGCGCGCTTTTGCCGCACGATGGGAACTTTGCAGCAAGGAGGGCTGCCCGTCATCAACTCTTTGCGCATTTCGCGTGAAGTGATGCATAATATTGTTTTAGAAGAAGAGGTAAAAAAGGCAGAAGGAAAGATTATTGAAGGAAGTTCTCTAAGTGCTGAACTCATGCACTCTCGTTACATTCCTAAGCTAGTTTCTCGCATGCTAGCAGTAGGTGAAGAATCAGGCAATGCGACTGCCATGTTTAATAAGGTAGCAGATATATATGAAAATGAGATAGAAAAGTCACTAGAACGGGTAATGGCGCTTGCCCAACCTGTAATATTAATTGTGATGGGAACTATTATTGGCATCGTGCTATTAGCTATTTTGCTTCCCTTAACAGACGTAAGTTCATTGACTATGTAA